In Nostoc sp. UHCC 0926, a single genomic region encodes these proteins:
- the tkt gene encoding transketolase has protein sequence MTVATQSAKQLSVEELAINSIRFLAIDAVEKAKSGHPGLPMGAAPMAFVLWDRFLKFNPKNPKWFNRDRFVLSAGHGSMLQYALLFLTGYDSVSIEDIKQFRQWESKTPGHPENFMTPGVEVTTGPLGQGIANGVGLAIAEAHLAAKFNKPDAKIVDHYTYVIVGDGCNMEGISGEACSFAGHLGLGKLIALYDDNHISIDGSTDVAFTEDVSKRFEAYGWHVQHVEDGNTDLEAIAKAIEAAKAVTDKPSFIKVTTIIGYGSPNKANTAGVHGAALGGDEIALTRKNLGWEYEPFVVPEEALNHTRKAVERGAGYETEWNKTFADYKAKYAQEAADFERYISSKLPDGWDKVLPTYTPEDKGLPTRKHSENCLNKLAAVLPELIGGSADLTHSNLTEVKGKGDFQKGHYENPNIHFGVREHAMGAICNGIALHASGLIPYGATFLIFTDYMRAAIRLSALSQAGVIWVMTHDSIGQGEDGPTHQPIETVASLRAIPNLTVFRPADGNETSGAYKIAIEKAKQNAPTLLAFTRQNVPNLAGTSVEGVAKGGYTVVDSEGTPDIILIGTGSELSLAVSAAEKLTAEGKKVRVVSLPSWELFEAQDAAYRESILPKAVTKRLSVEAASSFGWHKYVGTEGDCVSIDRFGASAPGNVCLEKFGFSVDNVFAKAKQLLG, from the coding sequence ATGACTGTTGCAACCCAATCCGCCAAACAATTGTCCGTCGAAGAACTGGCTATTAACTCGATCCGCTTCTTGGCTATTGATGCCGTAGAAAAAGCAAAATCGGGACACCCAGGACTACCAATGGGCGCGGCTCCGATGGCTTTTGTCCTCTGGGATCGTTTTTTGAAGTTTAATCCCAAGAATCCCAAATGGTTCAACCGCGATCGCTTTGTCTTGTCTGCCGGTCATGGCTCGATGTTACAGTACGCCCTGCTGTTCCTGACAGGCTACGATAGCGTCAGCATTGAAGATATCAAGCAATTCCGTCAATGGGAGTCAAAAACCCCTGGACACCCCGAAAACTTCATGACCCCAGGCGTGGAAGTCACCACTGGCCCACTAGGTCAAGGAATTGCCAATGGAGTCGGTTTAGCGATCGCGGAGGCGCACCTGGCCGCTAAATTTAACAAACCCGATGCCAAGATTGTTGACCATTACACCTACGTGATTGTGGGTGACGGTTGCAACATGGAAGGAATTTCTGGTGAAGCTTGTTCTTTTGCAGGACACTTGGGATTAGGCAAACTCATCGCTCTGTACGACGACAACCACATCTCCATCGACGGTTCCACTGATGTGGCATTCACCGAAGATGTTTCCAAGCGATTTGAAGCTTACGGCTGGCACGTCCAACACGTCGAGGACGGCAATACCGATTTAGAAGCGATCGCCAAAGCAATTGAAGCAGCCAAAGCTGTTACCGATAAGCCTTCTTTCATCAAGGTAACAACCATTATTGGTTACGGTTCCCCCAATAAAGCAAACACTGCTGGTGTTCACGGCGCTGCCCTTGGTGGAGACGAAATAGCACTGACTCGGAAAAATTTGGGTTGGGAATACGAGCCTTTCGTAGTCCCAGAAGAAGCCCTCAACCACACCCGCAAAGCAGTAGAACGTGGTGCAGGTTACGAAACCGAATGGAACAAGACTTTTGCAGACTACAAAGCTAAGTATGCCCAAGAAGCGGCTGACTTTGAACGCTACATAAGCAGCAAGCTGCCCGATGGTTGGGATAAAGTACTACCCACCTACACCCCAGAAGACAAAGGACTGCCCACCCGCAAACACTCAGAAAATTGCCTCAACAAACTAGCGGCAGTTTTACCTGAATTGATTGGTGGTTCGGCTGACTTGACCCACTCCAACCTTACCGAAGTCAAGGGCAAAGGCGACTTTCAAAAAGGGCACTACGAAAACCCCAACATCCACTTTGGTGTACGGGAACATGCAATGGGCGCAATCTGTAATGGGATAGCCCTGCACGCTTCGGGATTAATTCCCTACGGTGCTACTTTCTTGATCTTCACAGATTATATGCGTGCTGCCATCCGCTTATCCGCGCTTTCCCAAGCTGGGGTGATTTGGGTGATGACCCACGATTCCATTGGACAAGGTGAAGATGGCCCCACGCACCAACCCATTGAAACTGTGGCTTCCTTGCGAGCCATTCCTAATTTAACCGTGTTTCGTCCCGCAGACGGTAATGAAACCTCTGGCGCTTATAAAATAGCGATCGAGAAGGCGAAGCAAAATGCTCCTACCCTGTTGGCATTCACCCGTCAAAATGTCCCGAACTTGGCAGGTACATCGGTTGAGGGCGTGGCGAAGGGTGGATACACAGTGGTGGATAGCGAAGGTACACCTGATATCATTTTGATTGGCACTGGTTCAGAATTGAGCCTCGCCGTCAGCGCAGCCGAAAAACTCACGGCTGAAGGCAAGAAAGTCCGTGTTGTCTCGCTACCTTCATGGGAACTGTTTGAAGCACAGGATGCGGCTTATAGAGAGTCCATTTTGCCGAAAGCTGTCACCAAGCGTTTGTCTGTAGAAGCTGCTAGCAGTTTCGGTTGGCACAAGTACGTAGGTACTGAAGGCGATTGCGTTAGTATTGATCGCTTTGGTGCTTCGGCTCCAGGCAATGTTTGTCTAGAGAAGTTTGGCTTTAGTGTTGATAATGTGTTCGCTAAAGCTAAACAATTGTTGGGTTAA
- the acpP gene encoding acyl carrier protein — protein sequence MSQTELFEKVKKIVTEQLSVDDPAKITPQSKFMDDLGADSLDTVELVMALEEEFDIEIPDEAAEQIISVQDAVDYINNKVTASA from the coding sequence ATGAGCCAAACGGAACTTTTTGAAAAGGTCAAGAAAATCGTCACCGAACAATTGAGCGTTGACGACCCTGCCAAAATCACACCCCAGTCCAAGTTTATGGACGATCTAGGAGCAGATTCCTTAGATACCGTTGAACTGGTGATGGCCTTGGAAGAAGAATTTGATATCGAAATACCCGACGAAGCTGCCGAGCAGATTATATCGGTTCAAGACGCAGTAGATTACATCAATAACAAAGTTACCGCATCAGCTTAA
- a CDS encoding ATP-binding protein: MKAELLKRFFRAIASSDQDAIDKLTYLVIEEERTKGHTLLADQLENITKKSQKEKPTNISKPASSIPENLQTLTELPTSKRFNLPLVTIIPRDHLRHHMVLPEKIEKRFCRIEREYAARDRLAHHGLRYRQKILLYGPPGCGKTLGAERLAWNTGLPLLKVRFDAMVSSFLGETASNLRLVFEDASKNPCLLFLDECDSIAKTREDSQEVGEIKRVVNTFLQILDEYQPSSGLLVAATNLNKSLDTALWRRFDDLIAVPKPGKQELEFILKETLSAIEVGSINWPRIIEQMRDFSAAQAVRVAQDAAKRAIIEREELVIQEHLEEAITEIKVS; encoded by the coding sequence ATGAAAGCAGAGCTTCTCAAGAGATTTTTTAGAGCGATCGCTAGTTCAGATCAAGACGCGATTGATAAGCTTACATACCTAGTGATTGAGGAAGAACGCACTAAGGGGCATACTCTCTTAGCTGACCAGTTAGAAAATATCACTAAAAAAAGCCAGAAAGAGAAGCCTACTAACATCAGCAAACCTGCTTCTTCAATACCAGAAAACTTACAGACATTAACTGAATTACCAACTAGCAAGCGATTTAATCTTCCTTTAGTAACTATCATACCAAGGGATCATTTGCGGCATCATATGGTGTTGCCAGAAAAAATTGAGAAACGTTTCTGCCGAATTGAACGTGAATATGCGGCAAGAGATAGGCTTGCTCATCATGGATTGCGTTACAGACAAAAAATTCTTTTATATGGGCCTCCTGGCTGTGGAAAGACGCTAGGAGCAGAACGTTTAGCTTGGAATACAGGATTACCACTGCTGAAAGTTCGGTTTGATGCAATGGTGTCGTCTTTTTTAGGGGAAACTGCAAGCAATTTGAGACTTGTATTTGAGGATGCTTCAAAAAATCCCTGCTTATTGTTTCTTGATGAATGTGACTCAATTGCTAAGACACGAGAAGACTCTCAAGAAGTAGGAGAAATTAAGCGAGTAGTCAATACATTTTTGCAAATTTTGGATGAGTATCAACCGTCTTCAGGGCTTTTGGTAGCAGCAACGAATCTGAATAAATCTCTAGATACTGCCCTTTGGAGAAGATTTGATGACTTGATCGCAGTACCCAAACCAGGAAAACAGGAGCTAGAATTTATACTAAAGGAAACATTATCTGCAATTGAAGTGGGATCTATCAACTGGCCAAGGATCATTGAGCAGATGAGAGATTTTTCTGCGGCTCAAGCTGTGAGGGTTGCACAAGATGCAGCTAAAAGAGCAATCATTGAGCGAGAGGAGCTAGTGATTCAAGAACACTTAGAAGAAGCGATCACAGAAATCAAAGTTTCTTAG
- the fabF gene encoding beta-ketoacyl-ACP synthase II, whose translation MTDHTRKRVVVTGVGAITPIGNTATEYWNGLLSGRNGIDYITLFDASRHDCRIAGEVKNFDPHDYLERKEAKRMDRFAQFGVATAKQALSNAQLVINELNAEQVGVMIGSGVGGIKVLEDQQTIYLNRGPDRCSPFMIPMMIANMAAGLTAIHTGAKGPNSCPVTACAAGSNAIGDAFRLIQGGYAQAMICGGTESAVTPLSIAGFAACKALSFRNDDPAHACRPFDRDRNGFVLGEGSGILILEELQHAISRGAHIYAEMIGYGMTCDAYHITSPVPGGLGAARAIELALKDASITPEQISYINAHGTSTPANDSTETSAIKKALGEHAYKVAISSTKSMTGHLLGGSGGIEAVATVLAIANDQIPPTINLENPDPECDLDYVPNSSRAQKVEVAISNSFGFGGHNVTLAFKKYL comes from the coding sequence ATGACAGATCATACACGTAAACGCGTTGTTGTAACTGGTGTTGGCGCGATTACACCTATAGGTAATACAGCAACAGAATATTGGAACGGATTATTAAGTGGACGCAATGGCATTGACTACATCACACTTTTTGATGCGTCTCGCCATGATTGCCGCATTGCTGGTGAGGTGAAAAACTTCGATCCACATGATTACTTGGAGCGCAAAGAGGCCAAGCGCATGGATCGATTTGCTCAATTTGGGGTTGCGACAGCAAAACAGGCTCTATCTAACGCCCAGTTAGTGATCAATGAACTGAATGCAGAACAGGTAGGTGTGATGATCGGTTCTGGCGTTGGTGGGATTAAGGTATTAGAAGACCAGCAAACTATCTACCTCAACCGTGGCCCCGATCGCTGTAGTCCATTCATGATCCCGATGATGATCGCCAATATGGCGGCAGGATTAACGGCAATTCACACGGGTGCTAAAGGGCCAAACTCCTGTCCTGTAACTGCCTGCGCTGCTGGCTCCAACGCCATAGGAGATGCTTTTCGTCTCATTCAAGGGGGATATGCCCAGGCGATGATTTGCGGAGGAACGGAGTCAGCTGTCACACCATTGTCGATAGCTGGGTTCGCCGCCTGCAAGGCACTCTCTTTTCGCAATGATGACCCAGCTCATGCTTGCCGTCCCTTTGACCGCGATCGCAACGGATTTGTTTTGGGTGAAGGTTCAGGAATTTTAATTCTAGAAGAACTGCAACACGCCATCAGTCGCGGCGCTCACATTTATGCCGAAATGATCGGCTATGGGATGACCTGTGACGCCTACCATATCACCTCCCCCGTCCCTGGTGGACTCGGAGCAGCTAGAGCGATAGAACTGGCCCTCAAGGATGCCAGTATAACTCCCGAACAAATCAGCTATATTAATGCCCACGGCACTAGCACCCCAGCTAATGATTCAACTGAAACCTCAGCAATCAAAAAAGCCTTGGGAGAACATGCCTATAAGGTGGCAATTAGCTCCACCAAATCGATGACAGGTCATTTATTGGGCGGTTCTGGAGGTATTGAAGCAGTGGCAACAGTACTAGCGATCGCTAATGACCAAATTCCACCGACAATCAATCTGGAAAATCCCGATCCTGAGTGTGACTTAGATTACGTGCCTAACTCTAGCCGCGCTCAAAAAGTTGAGGTGGCAATATCCAATTCTTTTGGGTTTGGCGGTCATAATGTCACACTGGCCTTTAAGAAATACCTCTAA
- a CDS encoding CoB--CoM heterodisulfide reductase iron-sulfur subunit B family protein yields the protein MLSHTLKYAYFPGCVAQGACRELYQSTQALTQALGIELVELKKAACCGSGTFKEDSQLLEDTVNARNITLAEELNLPLLTHCSTCQGVIGHVNEHLKECQTSDPSYIQQVNGLLHKEGCSPYRGSTDVKHLLYALVTDYGLEEITKRVTRKLTGLKCAAFYGCYLLRAQKSMPYDDPFQPEAMENMFRAVGATPIYYRGRTQCCGWPLASYATTQSFKMAGMHIQDALTSGADCIVTPCPLCHLNLDSRQPEVEKVVEQKLGLPVLHLPQLIALALGVSPKELGLERHVVSTKPVLEKLGF from the coding sequence ATGCTATCTCACACCCTGAAATACGCTTACTTCCCCGGTTGTGTTGCCCAAGGGGCCTGTCGGGAACTTTACCAGTCAACTCAAGCGCTTACCCAAGCACTGGGTATTGAACTAGTTGAACTTAAAAAAGCTGCTTGCTGCGGTTCTGGCACATTTAAAGAAGATTCCCAACTGCTAGAAGATACAGTCAACGCCAGAAATATTACCCTAGCAGAAGAATTAAATTTGCCCTTACTTACCCATTGCAGCACTTGTCAAGGTGTTATCGGTCACGTCAACGAACACCTGAAAGAATGCCAGACTTCTGACCCTAGCTACATTCAACAGGTTAATGGCTTGCTGCACAAAGAAGGCTGTTCACCTTATCGCGGCAGTACCGACGTAAAACATCTCCTCTACGCCTTGGTAACAGATTACGGTTTAGAGGAAATTACCAAACGTGTCACCCGGAAGTTAACTGGATTAAAATGCGCGGCTTTTTATGGCTGTTATCTCCTCCGTGCCCAAAAATCTATGCCCTATGACGACCCCTTCCAACCGGAAGCGATGGAAAATATGTTTCGGGCGGTGGGTGCAACACCAATTTATTACCGAGGTCGGACGCAATGTTGTGGTTGGCCCCTTGCTAGTTATGCCACTACCCAATCTTTCAAAATGGCGGGGATGCATATTCAGGACGCCTTGACATCTGGTGCTGACTGTATAGTTACGCCTTGTCCACTGTGCCACTTAAATTTAGATTCGCGTCAGCCTGAAGTGGAAAAGGTTGTTGAGCAAAAGTTAGGTTTACCAGTGTTGCATTTACCCCAGTTGATTGCTTTGGCACTTGGGGTTAGTCCAAAAGAACTGGGTTTAGAACGCCACGTTGTTTCCACAAAGCCAGTGTTGGAAAAATTAGGATTTTAG